The following coding sequences lie in one Pseudarthrobacter phenanthrenivorans Sphe3 genomic window:
- a CDS encoding metalloregulator ArsR/SmtB family transcription factor gives MKTEAVDSFQSRVARYAALADPARLRIVDLLTLGDFSPTELQAELGMPSNLVSHHLRTLESAGLAVRHRSEADKRRSYIRLAPGGLEGLTPGAEHGARRVLFVCTRNSARSQLAAVLWEQLSDIPSASAGTHPAERIAPGAIAVARRHGLDLEGGVPRSLDQVAGSGDFVVTVCDNAHEELPELGGVHWSVPDPLRLNTRKAFEEAFETIAGRVRGLAPRLRAA, from the coding sequence ATGAAAACTGAGGCAGTTGACTCGTTCCAGTCCCGGGTGGCCAGGTACGCCGCGCTCGCTGATCCCGCGCGGCTCCGCATCGTGGACCTGCTGACGCTCGGCGACTTTTCCCCCACCGAGCTCCAGGCGGAACTGGGGATGCCGTCCAACCTGGTGTCCCACCACCTGCGGACGCTTGAGTCGGCAGGCCTGGCGGTGCGGCACCGCTCGGAGGCGGACAAGCGCCGGAGCTACATCCGGCTGGCGCCGGGCGGACTGGAGGGCCTCACGCCCGGCGCGGAACACGGGGCCCGCCGCGTCCTCTTCGTCTGCACCCGCAACAGTGCCCGCTCCCAGCTGGCCGCGGTGCTCTGGGAGCAGCTCAGTGATATCCCTTCCGCTTCGGCGGGCACTCACCCGGCCGAGCGGATCGCCCCGGGGGCCATCGCCGTCGCCCGCCGCCACGGCCTGGACCTCGAAGGCGGCGTGCCCCGCAGCCTGGACCAGGTGGCCGGCAGCGGCGACTTCGTGGTCACTGTCTGCGACAACGCCCACGAGGAACTGCCGGAACTGGGCGGCGTGCACTGGTCCGTCCCGGACCCGCTGCGGCTGAACACCAGGAAGGCCTTTGAGGAGGCCTTCGAGACCATCGCCGGCCGCGTCCGTGGGCTGGCCCCGCGCCTGAGGGCCGCCTGA
- a CDS encoding aquaporin — MTLHQPPLWRRALAELLGTALLVAIVVGSGIAAQQLSPNDVGLQLLQNSTATVLGLTVLILVFGPVSGAHFNPVVSLADWFLSRRAGTGLSLPDLGTYIAAQTVGAVGGSVLANAMFEVGMSVSGKDRATPGHLLAEVVATTGLVLLIFALAATSRGVLAAPAVGAYIGAAYWFTSSTSFANPAVTVGRIFSDTFAGIAPGSVPGFVAMQLLGAAVGLGLVLLLFPAAPKAADDVVLPHDAKAAGS; from the coding sequence ATGACTTTGCACCAGCCGCCGCTGTGGCGCCGCGCCCTCGCCGAACTCCTCGGCACCGCCCTGCTTGTAGCGATTGTGGTGGGTTCGGGAATCGCAGCCCAGCAGCTCTCCCCCAACGACGTCGGCCTGCAGCTCCTCCAGAACAGCACCGCCACGGTCCTGGGCCTGACGGTGCTGATCCTGGTGTTCGGGCCGGTCAGCGGGGCGCACTTCAACCCCGTGGTGTCCCTCGCCGACTGGTTCCTGAGCCGCCGCGCCGGCACCGGGCTCAGCCTGCCGGACCTGGGCACCTACATCGCCGCCCAGACCGTGGGGGCCGTGGGCGGCAGCGTCCTGGCCAACGCCATGTTCGAGGTGGGCATGTCCGTCTCCGGCAAGGACCGGGCCACCCCGGGGCATCTGTTGGCCGAAGTGGTGGCGACAACCGGACTTGTCCTGCTGATCTTCGCCCTCGCGGCCACCTCCCGCGGCGTACTGGCGGCGCCAGCCGTGGGCGCCTACATCGGCGCGGCCTACTGGTTCACGTCCTCCACCTCCTTCGCGAACCCTGCCGTGACCGTGGGCCGCATCTTCAGCGACACCTTCGCCGGGATTGCCCCCGGATCCGTCCCCGGCTTTGTTGCCATGCAGCTCCTGGGTGCCGCCGTTGGCCTGGGCCTGGTGCTCCTGCTGTTCCCTGCCGCACCCAAGGCGGCGGACGACGTCGTTCTTCCGCACGATGCGAAGGCTGCCGGTTCGTAA
- a CDS encoding DUF2382 domain-containing protein translates to MISTENLSALTTAGGNVVGSDGSKIGSVGQIYVDDQTGEPTWVTVKTGLFGTHESFAPLSAATQDRNDIVIAHAKDKVKDAPRVAPDGHLEPEEEDELYAYYGLRGSNGHTGNGFAGTGRDAVDTDARGTVGHDTSGPTTDDAMTRSEEQLHVGTRQEETGRARLRKYVVTENVTKTVPVQREEVRLEREPITDANVGAAMDGPAISEEEHEVVLHEERPVIEKEAVPVERVRLDKETVTNEHTVTEEVRKEEIDLDGDGRTRR, encoded by the coding sequence ATGATCAGCACTGAGAATCTTTCTGCACTGACCACTGCCGGCGGGAACGTCGTTGGATCCGACGGAAGCAAGATCGGATCCGTCGGACAGATTTACGTGGACGACCAGACCGGTGAGCCTACCTGGGTCACGGTCAAGACCGGGCTCTTCGGTACGCACGAATCCTTCGCTCCGCTGTCTGCCGCAACGCAGGACAGAAACGACATCGTCATCGCCCACGCCAAGGACAAGGTCAAGGACGCACCCCGCGTTGCCCCGGACGGCCACCTGGAGCCGGAAGAGGAAGACGAGCTTTACGCCTACTACGGTCTCCGCGGCAGCAACGGCCACACGGGCAACGGCTTCGCCGGCACCGGCCGAGACGCCGTTGACACCGACGCGCGCGGAACCGTTGGCCACGACACTTCAGGCCCCACCACCGACGATGCGATGACCCGCTCCGAGGAGCAGCTGCATGTCGGCACCCGCCAAGAGGAAACCGGCCGGGCACGCCTGCGCAAGTACGTGGTGACCGAGAATGTCACCAAGACTGTCCCGGTTCAGCGTGAAGAGGTCCGACTGGAGCGCGAGCCCATCACGGACGCCAACGTCGGTGCGGCCATGGATGGCCCCGCCATCAGCGAGGAAGAGCACGAGGTGGTCCTCCATGAGGAACGCCCCGTGATTGAGAAGGAAGCCGTCCCGGTTGAGCGCGTTCGGTTGGACAAGGAGACGGTCACCAACGAGCACACCGTCACCGAAGAAGTCCGCAAGGAAGAAATCGATCTCGACGGCGATGGCCGCACCCGCCGCTAA
- a CDS encoding arsenate reductase ArsC, whose amino-acid sequence MTTETAKKPSVLFVCVHNAGRSQMAAAFLTTLGKGQIEVRSAGSQPADKINPAAVEAMAEVGIDMSAEVPKVLTTEAVKESDVVITMGCGDECPYFPGKRYEDWVLEDPAGKGVESVRPIRDQIRTRIEGLIDSLIPAAK is encoded by the coding sequence ATGACCACCGAAACAGCCAAGAAGCCCTCCGTCCTGTTTGTCTGCGTCCATAACGCCGGCCGCTCCCAGATGGCCGCCGCGTTCCTCACCACGCTGGGCAAGGGCCAGATCGAGGTCCGCTCCGCCGGGTCGCAGCCCGCAGACAAAATCAACCCGGCCGCCGTCGAGGCCATGGCGGAGGTGGGCATCGACATGTCCGCCGAGGTCCCCAAGGTCCTCACCACCGAGGCCGTGAAGGAATCGGACGTGGTGATCACCATGGGCTGCGGCGACGAGTGCCCGTACTTCCCCGGCAAGCGGTACGAGGACTGGGTGCTGGAAGACCCGGCCGGTAAGGGCGTAGAGTCAGTCCGCCCCATCCGGGACCAGATCAGGACCCGCATCGAGGGCCTGATCGATTCCCTCATCCCGGCCGCCAAGTAG
- the trxB gene encoding thioredoxin-disulfide reductase: MSNEQLIIIGSGPAGYTAAIYAARAGLSPLVLAGSVTAGGALMNTTEVENFPGFPGGIQGPELMDGLQEQAEKFGAKVVFDDVTSVDLKGHLKTVVTGGGETHTAPAVILATGSAYKELGLPEEKKLSGHGVSWCATCDGFFFREQDIIVVGGGDSAMEEATFLTRFAKSVTVVVRKGELRASRIMAQRAKDNPKISFAWNSAVTAIHGDGKVTGVTLTDTRSGETREQAATGLFVAIGHLPRTELVAGQVDLDDEGYIKVDSPTTVTNISGVFACGDAVDHRYRQAITAAGTGCAAALDAERYLAALEDADSIATALVEEPIHS, from the coding sequence ATGAGCAACGAACAGCTGATCATCATCGGATCCGGCCCCGCCGGCTACACCGCCGCCATCTACGCCGCCCGCGCCGGCCTCAGCCCGCTGGTCCTGGCCGGCTCCGTCACCGCCGGCGGTGCCCTGATGAACACCACCGAAGTGGAAAACTTCCCCGGCTTTCCCGGTGGCATCCAGGGCCCCGAGCTGATGGACGGGCTGCAGGAGCAGGCAGAAAAGTTCGGCGCCAAGGTGGTGTTCGACGACGTCACCTCAGTGGACCTCAAGGGTCACCTTAAGACCGTGGTCACCGGCGGAGGCGAAACCCACACCGCCCCCGCGGTCATCCTGGCCACCGGTTCCGCGTACAAGGAACTGGGCCTGCCGGAGGAGAAGAAGCTCAGCGGCCACGGCGTCTCCTGGTGCGCCACCTGCGACGGCTTCTTCTTCCGCGAACAGGACATCATCGTGGTGGGCGGCGGCGACTCCGCCATGGAGGAAGCAACCTTCCTGACGCGCTTCGCAAAGTCCGTGACCGTCGTCGTACGCAAGGGCGAACTGCGTGCCTCCCGCATCATGGCCCAGCGTGCCAAGGACAACCCCAAGATCAGCTTCGCCTGGAACTCTGCCGTCACGGCCATCCACGGCGACGGCAAGGTCACCGGAGTCACCCTCACGGACACCCGCTCCGGCGAGACCCGCGAGCAGGCGGCCACCGGGCTGTTCGTGGCGATCGGGCACCTGCCGCGCACCGAGCTCGTGGCCGGGCAGGTTGACCTGGACGACGAGGGCTACATCAAGGTGGATTCGCCCACCACGGTGACCAACATTTCCGGCGTTTTCGCCTGTGGCGACGCCGTGGACCACCGCTACCGGCAGGCCATCACCGCCGCCGGCACGGGCTGCGCCGCGGCACTGGACGCCGAGCGCTACCTCGCCGCGCTGGAGGATGCGGACAGCATCGCCACGGCGTTAGTCGAAGAACCGATCCACTCCTAG
- a CDS encoding ArsR/SmtB family transcription factor: MTSLPLFETAGCCPPGAPALGAEEAQQKALVFKALADPNRLRLLSIVKAAEGGEACVCDLTEPLDLGQPTVSHHLKILVDAGLLHREKRGTWAYYSVVPGALERTAELVGSL; the protein is encoded by the coding sequence ATGACATCGCTGCCCCTGTTTGAGACCGCCGGCTGCTGCCCGCCCGGGGCGCCCGCGCTGGGCGCCGAGGAAGCACAGCAAAAAGCCCTGGTTTTCAAGGCCCTGGCCGATCCGAACCGGCTGCGGCTGCTGTCCATCGTGAAGGCAGCGGAGGGCGGCGAAGCCTGCGTCTGCGATCTCACCGAACCGCTGGACCTCGGCCAGCCCACCGTATCCCACCATCTGAAGATCCTGGTGGATGCCGGCCTGCTGCACCGCGAAAAGCGCGGCACCTGGGCCTACTATTCTGTGGTTCCCGGGGCCTTGGAGCGCACCGCGGAATTGGTGGGGAGCCTTTAA
- a CDS encoding FAD-dependent oxidoreductase produces the protein MDSAKSLPVAVIGAGPVGLAAAAHLLERGLEPVIFEAGTTAGAAIERWRHIRLFSPWRFNLDAAAVRLLEPTGWESPRPTALPYGGELIDNYLAPLARVPQISSRLHTGARVTAVTRQGLDKTHVRNRDTTPFLVRVRHADGETRDHAVAAVIDASGTWSTRNPLGTSGLPAIGEEAAADRISSPLPDVTGRDRAQFAGRRVLVVGAGHSAANTLINLSALAKEEPDTRILWAVRGPSAEKVYGGGDADGLPARGQLGARVRRLVEAGKIELHTGFGINSLKALDSGVTVGAVDGRTLEADVVIPCTGFRPDLDILRELRLDLDPAVEAPVQLGPLIDPEFHSCGTVPPHGAKLLAHPEKDFYIVGMKSYGRAPTFLLATGYEQVRSVAAALAGDQDSADTVHLELPETGVCSTDAGSSCDVPLAAAAADATADSGCCASPEPVLVGFPTGLSHGRSGAST, from the coding sequence ATGGATTCCGCCAAGAGCCTTCCCGTCGCCGTCATTGGGGCCGGGCCTGTTGGACTCGCCGCAGCAGCACACCTGCTGGAGCGCGGCCTGGAGCCGGTCATCTTCGAGGCGGGTACGACGGCGGGCGCGGCCATCGAGCGGTGGCGCCACATCCGGCTGTTCTCACCGTGGCGGTTCAACCTTGACGCCGCGGCAGTCCGCCTGCTGGAGCCCACCGGCTGGGAGTCTCCCCGCCCCACTGCGCTGCCCTACGGCGGGGAGCTGATCGACAACTACCTCGCCCCGCTGGCCCGGGTTCCCCAGATCTCGTCCCGGCTGCACACCGGCGCCCGGGTGACCGCCGTGACCCGGCAGGGCCTGGACAAGACGCACGTCCGGAACCGGGACACCACTCCGTTCCTGGTGCGGGTCCGGCACGCGGACGGGGAAACCCGGGACCATGCCGTCGCCGCTGTCATCGACGCCTCGGGCACATGGTCCACCCGCAACCCCCTGGGCACTTCCGGCCTGCCCGCCATTGGTGAGGAAGCGGCAGCGGACCGGATCTCCTCACCGCTGCCGGACGTCACCGGCCGCGACCGCGCGCAGTTCGCCGGGCGCCGTGTCCTGGTGGTGGGCGCCGGGCACTCGGCAGCCAACACCCTCATCAACCTGTCCGCCCTCGCCAAGGAGGAGCCGGACACCCGGATCCTCTGGGCTGTCCGCGGTCCCTCCGCCGAGAAGGTGTACGGCGGCGGAGACGCCGACGGGCTCCCGGCCCGCGGCCAGCTCGGCGCCCGGGTCCGGCGGCTGGTGGAAGCCGGAAAAATCGAGCTGCACACGGGCTTCGGCATTAACTCACTGAAAGCGCTCGACTCGGGCGTCACCGTTGGTGCCGTGGACGGCCGCACGCTTGAGGCCGACGTCGTCATCCCGTGCACGGGGTTCCGTCCGGACCTGGACATCCTGCGCGAACTCCGCCTGGACCTTGACCCCGCCGTGGAGGCACCGGTGCAGCTTGGCCCGCTGATCGATCCCGAATTCCACTCCTGCGGCACCGTCCCGCCGCACGGCGCCAAGCTCCTGGCCCACCCGGAGAAGGACTTCTACATTGTGGGCATGAAGTCCTACGGCCGGGCCCCCACGTTCCTGCTGGCCACCGGCTATGAGCAGGTCCGCTCCGTGGCCGCCGCCCTCGCCGGCGACCAGGACTCGGCCGACACCGTGCACCTTGAACTGCCCGAAACCGGGGTCTGCTCCACGGACGCAGGCAGCAGTTGCGACGTTCCGCTGGCGGCAGCGGCGGCGGATGCCACCGCGGACTCAGGCTGCTGCGCCTCGCCCGAACCTGTGCTGGTGGGCTTCCCGACGGGCCTGTCCCACGGGCGTTCCGGGGCAAGCACCTAA
- a CDS encoding DUF2795 domain-containing protein, whose translation MAETPNPIQIQKFLGGVDYPASREALLSRAKDSGADENVIRALEGIPDQEYDSPTAVSSAVSDSSS comes from the coding sequence ATGGCTGAAACTCCGAACCCTATCCAGATCCAGAAGTTCCTGGGCGGCGTGGACTATCCCGCCAGCCGCGAAGCCTTGCTGTCCCGGGCCAAGGACTCAGGTGCTGACGAAAACGTCATCCGGGCACTTGAAGGCATCCCGGACCAGGAATACGACAGCCCCACGGCCGTCAGCTCAGCGGTTTCCGACAGCAGCTCCTAG